One Paraburkholderia phytofirmans OLGA172 genomic window carries:
- a CDS encoding EAL domain-containing protein codes for MAVVLVTCAGTSLAVAGPADTGSSRSLTFERNVWQQLTDWLAGPPAPPIRFGSACASVAQLPSIPAALAGPVAGPMPVLINTCDSLDGTRGDAPGTAAAMASSGPNVVTPLRELRWQISDHAAAERNGLLASDAVADTASRVDRAEQSPEPPAMSTPVCSLGRGCETQAVSPSVETDTLASVQLSSRTATQPSSVWTILGFILWPILVMVLVVVVGWALKRWFRYDKSLLRAARAGLRRGRFHVQYQPVVGVRRARCVGVEAFLRWDNEKYGALGPAHYMEIIESSSLIGPMTRFILSRAAQDLREIGAPKSLYLGVTAPASYLVSSAFIADLGDVGSLGLPPLILKIGADSVRKFRERLIPMMAQARDKGMRFALSGLRPTDVGLELPPDMTFEMVKIDREVLGMDPDERSGQITALTSIGHEMDAVVVVEGIENTAHHNIARASRAEFGQGFFYSRALGASQLKAFLQTANAPSSKSAGAATVLGWRVRNF; via the coding sequence ATGGCAGTCGTGCTCGTCACCTGCGCAGGCACCTCACTCGCTGTTGCAGGTCCGGCCGACACTGGTTCCAGTCGCAGTCTTACGTTTGAACGCAACGTCTGGCAGCAATTGACGGACTGGCTTGCGGGTCCACCAGCGCCCCCAATCCGCTTCGGCTCAGCCTGCGCGTCCGTTGCGCAGCTGCCCTCTATTCCCGCCGCCCTTGCCGGACCGGTTGCTGGCCCGATGCCCGTACTGATTAATACTTGCGATTCGCTGGACGGCACGCGTGGCGATGCCCCCGGCACCGCTGCTGCGATGGCCAGTTCGGGGCCGAACGTTGTGACGCCGCTTAGGGAACTGCGGTGGCAAATCAGCGACCACGCGGCGGCAGAACGAAACGGCCTTCTGGCCTCTGACGCAGTGGCCGATACCGCGTCGCGGGTCGACCGCGCGGAGCAGTCGCCAGAACCACCAGCGATGTCAACCCCGGTTTGCTCATTGGGTAGGGGTTGTGAGACACAAGCGGTCTCACCTTCGGTCGAGACCGATACACTCGCCTCGGTGCAGCTTTCGTCGCGCACTGCTACGCAGCCTTCCTCAGTATGGACCATATTGGGATTTATATTGTGGCCGATTCTGGTGATGGTCCTGGTCGTCGTTGTCGGTTGGGCCCTCAAAAGGTGGTTTCGCTACGACAAGTCCCTGCTGCGTGCAGCGCGTGCAGGGCTGCGCCGTGGCCGGTTCCATGTTCAGTATCAACCTGTCGTTGGCGTGCGGCGGGCCAGGTGTGTCGGCGTCGAAGCATTTCTGCGCTGGGACAACGAGAAATATGGCGCGCTGGGCCCGGCCCACTACATGGAAATCATTGAGAGCAGTAGCCTGATTGGGCCAATGACGCGATTCATCCTATCGCGTGCCGCTCAGGATCTGCGGGAAATCGGTGCTCCGAAATCGCTCTACCTGGGCGTTACCGCTCCCGCATCTTACCTGGTAAGTTCCGCGTTCATCGCGGACCTTGGTGACGTTGGCTCCCTCGGTCTTCCACCGCTAATACTGAAGATCGGGGCAGACAGCGTGAGGAAGTTCAGAGAACGACTCATCCCGATGATGGCGCAGGCGCGTGATAAAGGAATGCGCTTTGCCCTGTCGGGCTTGCGCCCCACTGACGTCGGACTGGAACTGCCGCCAGACATGACCTTTGAGATGGTGAAGATTGACAGGGAAGTGCTGGGAATGGATCCCGATGAGCGCTCCGGACAGATCACTGCGTTGACGAGCATAGGCCATGAGATGGACGCTGTGGTCGTGGTCGAAGGCATTGAGAACACGGCACATCACAACATCGCGCGGGCAAGCCGGGCCGAATTCGGTCAGGGTTTCTTCTACAGCCGTGCGCTCGGCGCAAGCCAACTGAAGGCATTTCTCCAGACTGCTAACGCTCCGTCCTCAAAGTCGGCGGGAGCTGCAACCGTGCTCGGCTGGCGGGTCCGAAATTTCTAA
- a CDS encoding GntR family transcriptional regulator, translated as MRLPSVRQASSSYRVSPSTVFQAYYTLERRGLIVARPRSGYLSSSRHVERSGPVSGTTLSCVLHVKI; from the coding sequence GTGCGGCTCCCGTCGGTGCGCCAGGCGAGCAGTTCGTACCGCGTCAGCCCTTCAACAGTTTTCCAGGCTTACTACACGCTCGAACGACGAGGCCTGATCGTAGCAAGACCTCGGTCGGGGTATCTTTCCAGCTCCCGCCACGTCGAACGCAGCGGGCCGGTTTCCGGCACTACGCTCTCCTGTGTGCTTCATGTCAAGATTTAA
- a CDS encoding carboxymuconolactone decarboxylase family protein, which yields MLIDWKSFLPKVSGSVKELAEASPETIGGYRQICAADAQTGHLDAKTRELISLAVAVTTRSDGCIANHTKKAIDLGTTREEIAEALGVAIAMNAGAAVAYSGRVMDAFSAFSTKE from the coding sequence ATGCTTATTGACTGGAAGTCGTTTCTCCCCAAAGTTAGCGGGTCCGTGAAAGAACTGGCCGAGGCCAGCCCGGAGACAATCGGGGGATACCGCCAGATTTGTGCCGCCGACGCTCAAACGGGACATCTGGACGCTAAAACGCGCGAATTGATTTCGTTGGCGGTAGCTGTGACCACCCGCAGTGACGGATGCATCGCGAATCATACGAAGAAGGCGATCGACCTCGGCACGACTCGTGAGGAGATCGCCGAGGCGCTGGGCGTCGCCATTGCGATGAACGCCGGCGCTGCGGTCGCCTATTCCGGCCGAGTCATGGACGCTTTCTCGGCCTTCTCGACTAAGGAATAA
- a CDS encoding antibiotic biosynthesis monooxygenase family protein, with protein MYSSTFIFRAGQYDEEFHRLDQEIAEMARAIPGYLGEETWESASAGLIQNVYYWESEDALLQLIRHPTHVEAKSKQARWLDGYRVVIAKVIREYGDGGLVTRKEDQPA; from the coding sequence ATGTACTCTTCCACCTTCATTTTCAGGGCCGGTCAGTACGACGAGGAATTCCATCGCCTCGACCAGGAGATCGCCGAAATGGCGCGTGCAATTCCTGGGTATCTGGGTGAAGAGACCTGGGAGAGCGCCAGCGCCGGATTGATCCAGAACGTCTACTACTGGGAGTCGGAAGACGCACTGCTGCAATTGATCAGGCATCCGACGCACGTCGAAGCGAAGTCGAAGCAGGCCCGCTGGTTGGACGGCTACCGGGTCGTCATTGCGAAGGTGATCCGGGAATATGGGGATGGCGGCCTCGTGACGCGCAAGGAAGATCAGCCTGCTTGA
- a CDS encoding DUF4148 domain-containing protein: MKSVIRIAAAAIALAAPVVSFAQQDNPPLTRAQVRAQLIQIENAGYHPGHRDINFPDDFLAAEARVAAENGGPSSTGVGGVSSGASELGHRAAE; the protein is encoded by the coding sequence TTGAAGTCCGTCATTCGAATCGCTGCTGCTGCCATCGCACTCGCCGCACCAGTGGTTTCCTTCGCCCAACAAGACAATCCACCTCTTACCCGTGCGCAGGTGCGCGCCCAGCTGATTCAGATCGAAAACGCCGGCTACCATCCCGGGCATCGCGACATTAACTTCCCAGATGACTTCCTCGCGGCCGAAGCGCGCGTCGCCGCTGAGAATGGGGGACCGTCGAGCACAGGCGTCGGTGGTGTCTCTAGCGGGGCGTCGGAGCTGGGTCATCGTGCCGCAGAATGA
- a CDS encoding P1 family peptidase, whose product MSKESRIEHCVHTKKRRARDLGLPFEGIPGANNAITDVPGVTVGYKTLSTGSGAMQTGVTAILPRPSDRLLHPSWAGTFSMNGNGEMTGVHWIREAGWFTGPITLTNTFSIGMAQHATTRWMVSKFRAQLDKGIWVLPVAAETYDGWLNDICGQHISESDVIEAIESAAGGALLEGNVGGGTGMMAYEFKGGTGTSSRRIDIGGVSYTVGAIVQANHGLRPWLRVCGVPVGERMAQSAGWPHERGSIIAIIGTDLPLMPTQLERLAKRAGIGIGRAGTPSGNNSGDIFLAFTTANSFGSLPEPPRLTLDAVSNDLLDPVFMAVVEAVDEAVINAMLAAETVTGKYDRVAHAIDHDMLRAIVLEGRADCLAKNIDD is encoded by the coding sequence ATGAGCAAGGAATCCCGGATTGAACACTGCGTGCATACGAAAAAGCGCCGTGCGCGGGACTTGGGGTTGCCATTCGAGGGCATTCCTGGCGCGAACAATGCCATCACCGATGTGCCTGGTGTGACGGTGGGCTACAAGACCTTGTCAACAGGTTCAGGCGCTATGCAGACTGGGGTGACGGCAATACTTCCCAGACCGAGCGATCGGCTTCTGCATCCGAGTTGGGCCGGCACATTCTCGATGAATGGGAATGGGGAAATGACAGGCGTCCATTGGATTCGCGAAGCCGGTTGGTTTACCGGCCCGATTACTCTGACGAATACCTTTTCGATTGGGATGGCGCAGCATGCGACCACCCGCTGGATGGTTTCGAAATTCAGGGCACAACTGGACAAGGGCATCTGGGTGCTACCGGTCGCCGCCGAAACGTACGACGGCTGGTTGAACGACATCTGCGGGCAGCACATCTCGGAGAGCGACGTCATCGAAGCCATCGAGTCCGCTGCAGGAGGCGCCTTACTCGAAGGAAATGTTGGTGGCGGCACGGGGATGATGGCCTACGAGTTCAAGGGTGGGACGGGTACCTCTTCGCGCCGGATCGATATCGGCGGAGTTTCTTACACCGTTGGCGCAATAGTTCAAGCGAATCATGGATTGCGGCCATGGCTTCGCGTTTGTGGGGTTCCGGTCGGTGAACGGATGGCACAGTCAGCGGGGTGGCCTCACGAACGGGGATCCATCATCGCTATCATCGGGACAGACTTGCCGCTCATGCCGACGCAACTGGAACGGCTCGCCAAGCGCGCTGGCATCGGCATCGGTCGTGCGGGAACGCCATCTGGAAACAACTCCGGCGACATATTTCTTGCGTTCACCACGGCGAACTCCTTTGGCTCGTTACCAGAGCCTCCGCGTTTGACGCTGGACGCCGTCAGCAATGATCTGCTCGATCCAGTGTTTATGGCGGTTGTCGAAGCAGTCGACGAAGCGGTTATTAATGCGATGCTGGCGGCTGAGACGGTCACTGGTAAGTACGATCGCGTCGCACACGCAATAGATCACGACATGCTGCGGGCTATCGTATTGGAAGGTCGTGCAGATTGTCTCGCCAAAAATATCGATGATTGA
- a CDS encoding ABC transporter ATP-binding protein has translation MKPAVEVRSISKSFLAPGKRHVFALSDVNLAIPSGKFTTLLGPSGCGKTTLLRTIAGFEMPDSGRVLIDGQDLTSAPPYERPLNTVFQHYALFPHLDVAGNIAYGLEIAKVPRHLIDQRVGQALELVRLESMAKRKVAQLSGGQQQRVALARALVMQPKVLLLDEPMAALDRQLRKQMQVELKRLQHELGIAFVCVTHDQEEALSMSDMIVVMNRGKIEQVGSPREIYDSPRTEFSARFIGETNLLRGKWIGKRDGCSLLRTERGTEILVAGARPGEHAAIASLRPEAVDMVFGSVSDGHCLLDGIVSDRTYMGNYTRVDVDLQGDRITVVLNAKASVPEVGAPVKLSYHPRDVTTVSLP, from the coding sequence ATGAAACCAGCAGTTGAAGTTCGCTCGATATCAAAGAGCTTTCTCGCACCCGGAAAACGGCATGTGTTTGCGCTAAGCGATGTCAACCTCGCCATCCCATCGGGCAAGTTCACGACTCTTCTCGGCCCCTCCGGCTGCGGCAAAACTACCTTGCTGCGGACAATCGCCGGATTTGAAATGCCCGATTCTGGTCGCGTCCTGATCGACGGCCAGGATCTGACGTCAGCGCCGCCTTATGAGCGACCGCTGAATACTGTCTTCCAGCACTACGCGCTGTTTCCCCATCTCGACGTTGCAGGCAACATCGCCTATGGGCTCGAGATTGCAAAGGTTCCGAGACACCTGATCGATCAGCGTGTTGGCCAGGCATTAGAACTAGTACGGCTTGAATCCATGGCAAAAAGAAAGGTTGCTCAGTTGTCGGGCGGGCAGCAGCAGCGAGTCGCTCTCGCCCGCGCCCTTGTCATGCAGCCCAAGGTCCTCCTGCTCGATGAACCGATGGCAGCGCTCGACCGGCAGTTGCGCAAGCAGATGCAGGTGGAACTCAAGCGTCTTCAGCACGAACTTGGCATTGCCTTCGTGTGCGTCACGCACGACCAGGAAGAGGCCCTGTCGATGAGCGACATGATCGTCGTCATGAACCGGGGGAAGATTGAGCAAGTGGGTAGCCCAAGAGAAATTTACGATTCACCCAGAACCGAGTTCTCGGCACGCTTCATCGGCGAGACCAACTTGCTACGCGGCAAGTGGATCGGGAAGCGCGACGGGTGCAGTCTTCTCAGAACGGAACGGGGAACCGAAATTCTCGTCGCCGGTGCGAGACCCGGCGAACACGCAGCCATCGCATCGCTGAGGCCCGAGGCCGTGGACATGGTGTTCGGGAGCGTATCGGACGGTCACTGCCTGCTCGATGGGATTGTGTCGGATCGTACCTACATGGGCAATTACACGCGCGTCGACGTCGACCTGCAAGGTGACCGGATCACGGTCGTCCTGAATGCCAAGGCGTCGGTTCCCGAGGTCGGCGCGCCGGTCAAGCTCAGCTATCACCCACGCGACGTTACTACGGTGTCCTTGCCATGA
- a CDS encoding ABC transporter permease — protein MNDMTSVSRVADREPDPQIRPRRTGAATTLAFLTPGVLLFTLLFAVPATIILAYSFATRDTYGGVIWHFDLDAYSQFFGFPNADLLRDWDFTYLNIVIRSSLLALSTAMAALVLAYPAAWYISRQSFRRKYLLLLLVTLPFFINGLVRIYAWMLILRSDGLINHALLAVGLIDKPLQMIYTLPAVAASMVYQYLPFMVLPLFSSIEKMDFRLVEASLDLGAGRFTTMRRVVIPLTMPGIVAGVVLVFIPALGNFIAPTLIGGAKDLQIGTLLAQSFLAARDWPFGSAVATILGVIVVACLYLVARAEGKTVMSSTGKEH, from the coding sequence ATGAACGATATGACTTCCGTGTCCCGGGTCGCCGATCGCGAGCCGGATCCGCAAATCCGTCCACGGCGAACAGGCGCCGCGACAACACTCGCCTTCCTGACGCCCGGCGTACTGCTGTTCACGCTGCTCTTCGCGGTGCCGGCAACCATCATCCTCGCCTACAGTTTCGCGACCCGGGATACCTATGGCGGCGTCATCTGGCATTTCGATCTGGATGCGTACAGTCAGTTTTTTGGCTTTCCGAACGCCGATCTGCTCAGGGACTGGGACTTCACCTATCTCAACATCGTCATCAGGTCCTCGCTGCTCGCCCTTTCGACCGCCATGGCCGCTCTGGTGCTGGCCTACCCCGCAGCGTGGTATATCAGCAGGCAGTCATTCCGGCGCAAGTATCTCCTGCTGCTACTTGTGACGTTGCCCTTCTTCATCAACGGTCTGGTGCGCATTTACGCCTGGATGCTGATTTTGCGATCGGATGGACTGATCAATCACGCACTGCTGGCGGTGGGCCTGATCGACAAGCCACTCCAGATGATCTATACGCTACCCGCAGTCGCCGCATCGATGGTCTACCAGTATCTCCCGTTCATGGTTCTGCCACTCTTCTCGTCGATCGAAAAGATGGACTTCCGCCTCGTCGAAGCATCGCTCGATCTCGGCGCCGGCCGGTTCACCACGATGCGACGGGTGGTCATTCCACTGACCATGCCAGGTATCGTGGCTGGCGTCGTTCTCGTGTTCATTCCCGCGCTGGGCAATTTCATCGCCCCAACGCTCATTGGCGGCGCCAAGGACCTGCAGATCGGCACGCTGCTGGCGCAATCGTTTCTTGCCGCCCGCGACTGGCCATTCGGATCAGCGGTGGCGACAATCCTCGGCGTCATCGTGGTTGCCTGTCTGTATCTGGTCGCCCGGGCTGAAGGCAAAACCGTTATGTCATCGACCGGCAAGGAGCATTGA
- a CDS encoding ABC transporter permease yields the protein MPIENVLRRAGSILHLAIFFSFLYLPILMLVAYSFNANPVSMMTWKGFTFDWYLRVLANLGFTHNASTAVGASDLQLYSDPNLGRSLINTLIVAGSSSTIATVVGTLSALGIARTESRLKTLLRSAVYMPIVIPDIVLGIGLLVMFSTIGFPLGRLSVILAHTVFLSSYATVVVAARLVGMDRSLEEASADLGARPLTTFRRVTLPGIAPPILAGFLLCLVISFDDLVIAYFTSGVGSTTLPVYLFGAIKRNVSPEINAVSVLMMLASLALVTVSLLVRRPGRSLGKTQDAPLPFA from the coding sequence ATGCCAATCGAAAATGTCCTGCGCAGGGCGGGTTCGATCCTGCATCTGGCCATATTTTTCTCCTTCCTGTACCTGCCGATCCTCATGCTGGTCGCGTATTCGTTCAATGCGAACCCGGTCAGCATGATGACCTGGAAGGGCTTCACCTTCGACTGGTACCTGAGAGTTCTGGCCAATCTGGGTTTCACGCACAACGCATCCACGGCTGTCGGCGCCTCCGATCTGCAGTTGTATTCCGATCCCAACCTTGGGCGTTCTCTCATCAACACACTCATCGTGGCAGGTTCGTCCTCCACGATTGCGACGGTGGTCGGCACCCTCTCCGCGTTAGGCATTGCTCGCACCGAATCGCGCCTGAAGACGTTGCTGCGCTCCGCAGTCTATATGCCCATCGTCATACCCGACATTGTCCTCGGCATCGGCCTGCTGGTCATGTTCAGCACCATAGGTTTCCCCCTCGGCCGCCTGTCGGTCATTCTGGCCCATACAGTCTTCCTTTCCTCTTATGCCACGGTCGTCGTAGCCGCCCGTCTGGTTGGGATGGACCGTAGCCTCGAGGAAGCCTCCGCCGATCTGGGCGCACGGCCGTTGACGACGTTCAGACGCGTCACGCTTCCAGGCATTGCGCCACCCATTCTCGCCGGGTTCCTTCTGTGCCTCGTCATTTCCTTCGACGATCTGGTTATCGCCTATTTCACGAGCGGCGTGGGATCGACCACCCTTCCTGTGTACCTCTTCGGTGCGATCAAACGCAACGTGTCTCCTGAGATCAACGCGGTATCGGTACTCATGATGCTCGCTTCACTGGCGCTGGTTACCGTCTCGCTATTGGTCCGACGCCCCGGTCGCTCGTTGGGAAAGACTCAGGACGCGCCGCTCCCATTTGCCTGA
- a CDS encoding ABC transporter substrate-binding protein, translating into MRWFSGVRMAVIGLAITAAGHAFAEPQSLHLYNWTVYINPDVLQDFTKETGIAVTLDNYGTNEEMLAKLQAGATGYDIVFPSVFMQNILSKLGYLQDPHLRSITGYSNLDQRYFKATSDPQHEVCMPYNWGSTGLMYNKALTKGVDVTSWKVVFDPPPQLRGKIAMLDDERETLGAALIYNGFSFNSTNPKELAKARDTIKHAKPYWAAMLTDGIGDKVINGDFAIAHWWSGSVAQSVETAPDKVGYVIPKEGANGFQEDMCLLTQSKNTEAAKKFFAYMMRPDVSAKNTNWLHGGSPNKAAFPLISPALRNNPNIYPDAATLSHLSLLSDVGDSVRLWDTAWTQVKASK; encoded by the coding sequence ATGCGTTGGTTTTCTGGAGTACGTATGGCAGTGATAGGTCTTGCGATCACTGCCGCGGGGCATGCTTTTGCAGAGCCACAATCGCTACATTTGTATAACTGGACGGTTTATATCAATCCGGATGTGCTGCAGGATTTCACAAAGGAGACAGGTATAGCAGTCACCCTCGACAACTACGGCACCAACGAGGAAATGCTCGCGAAGCTTCAGGCCGGAGCCACGGGCTACGACATCGTATTTCCTTCGGTTTTCATGCAGAATATTCTGAGCAAGCTGGGTTATCTGCAGGACCCTCATCTTCGCTCGATTACCGGCTACTCGAACCTCGACCAGCGGTATTTCAAGGCAACCAGCGATCCGCAGCACGAAGTGTGCATGCCATATAACTGGGGCTCTACAGGGTTGATGTACAACAAGGCGTTGACGAAAGGCGTCGATGTTACTTCGTGGAAGGTGGTGTTCGACCCTCCGCCCCAGTTGCGCGGCAAGATTGCCATGCTGGACGATGAACGGGAAACGTTGGGAGCAGCGCTCATTTACAACGGATTTTCCTTCAATTCTACCAATCCGAAGGAACTCGCGAAGGCCCGGGACACCATCAAGCACGCCAAACCCTACTGGGCGGCGATGCTGACCGACGGTATAGGTGACAAGGTGATCAACGGCGATTTTGCGATCGCGCACTGGTGGTCGGGTTCGGTTGCGCAAAGCGTCGAGACTGCTCCCGACAAAGTGGGTTATGTCATTCCCAAGGAAGGTGCGAATGGATTTCAGGAAGACATGTGCTTGCTGACCCAGTCGAAAAACACCGAAGCGGCGAAGAAATTCTTCGCCTACATGATGCGACCGGACGTCTCCGCGAAGAACACCAACTGGCTGCATGGTGGATCACCGAACAAGGCGGCGTTTCCACTGATCAGCCCGGCGTTACGCAATAACCCGAACATCTACCCGGACGCGGCAACCCTCAGCCACTTGTCCTTGCTCAGTGATGTAGGCGATTCCGTCAGACTGTGGGACACAGCCTGGACTCAGGTCAAAGCATCGAAGTAA
- a CDS encoding MurR/RpiR family transcriptional regulator: MFDQIVKKLSSDAARQTHSDQLLARYFEANLQQIPFETAASIAKKMDLSPMTVGRFLRRIGYNGLDELKNDLKRISRKGGPKSSAWELSGSIEDLRRDQQEGRLVSELIEQQIDVLRGISAMARSDKWDKAVSTITNAEAVFVASFQNIAGIARYFSEQMQYVRGGITFMDGANGTYLEMFGSSARNRLLILIDCRRFATKTRPLAKLAREAGITVLLVTDIHCNWADEDSDISLVLPSMRWRTWDSFLPLAALLDLLVTSCLITLGDDVVERAELVRTLQNTFGDFVRR; this comes from the coding sequence ATGTTCGACCAAATCGTTAAGAAACTGAGTTCCGACGCAGCGCGCCAGACGCATTCAGATCAACTGCTGGCACGCTATTTCGAGGCGAATCTCCAACAAATTCCATTTGAAACCGCGGCGTCAATCGCCAAGAAAATGGACTTGAGCCCAATGACGGTGGGGCGGTTTTTGAGGCGCATTGGCTACAACGGTCTGGACGAGCTCAAGAACGATCTGAAGCGAATTAGCCGTAAGGGGGGGCCGAAGAGTTCCGCTTGGGAGCTGTCAGGAAGCATCGAGGATCTGCGGCGCGATCAGCAGGAGGGCCGCCTTGTTAGCGAATTGATCGAACAACAAATCGACGTCTTGCGGGGAATTTCCGCAATGGCTCGCAGCGATAAGTGGGATAAGGCTGTGAGCACGATCACCAATGCAGAGGCGGTCTTCGTTGCCAGCTTTCAAAACATCGCCGGCATCGCTCGCTATTTCAGCGAGCAGATGCAGTATGTCCGCGGCGGGATTACGTTCATGGATGGAGCGAACGGCACTTATCTGGAAATGTTCGGTAGTTCAGCAAGGAACAGGCTGCTGATTCTGATCGACTGCAGGCGATTCGCGACGAAGACGCGGCCACTGGCTAAACTCGCTCGCGAGGCAGGCATCACGGTGCTGCTTGTGACCGATATTCATTGCAACTGGGCTGACGAAGACAGCGATATATCACTGGTACTTCCCAGCATGCGCTGGCGAACATGGGACTCCTTTTTGCCGCTCGCTGCGCTACTGGATCTATTGGTAACAAGTTGCCTGATCACGCTTGGTGACGACGTCGTCGAACGCGCGGAGCTGGTGCGCACATTGCAGAATACTTTTGGTGATTTCGTGCGCCGCTGA
- a CDS encoding DAHL domain-containing protein, translated as MAIVIVVELALLYGVMHTRERSDFSESVAMLRRVKQLDAQWELDILNEKLGINMRADPASNPPTDLVDQWTRVQAVEASRNRDDSSAWIASAAAVSKALYEKAKLVEQFRFHNASLEIALNSFSTVEDRMRTSLREIKDTRRKQATKIATDVNAAVLGTMEYAHLASSERAGKVKGALDVLEGDADRLPIDLQSAVNILASSVRAVLREQPAVNATLNEIAAVPVAGRLDALTDILTRAQLHDNARDRRSKLFLMMFSAILAGLLLYVGSRLVLSYGVINRANKALHQSNASLEHRVQQRTRELQEAQSTLVATARQAGMAEIATNVLHNVGNVLNSINISADLISHKVRASKSQGLDKAVQMINEHSADLGDFITRDAKGRLLPAYLNQLTEALQSEKKGIVDELVQLTKSVDHIKEIVATQQTYAGVSSILEPVQVTDLIEDALRMQLGTLALHQIKIVKEYSQIPVLLLDKHRLLLILVNLISNAGHAFSRAVERTREITLSVDITDNEELRVRVKDDGEGIAPENITRIFEHGFTTRRDGHGFGLHSCALAAMEMRGTLTARSDGPGNGAVFTLRVPLHLTGDEGSVTGTVIQERFASGVDGSVG; from the coding sequence ATGGCGATTGTGATCGTCGTGGAGTTGGCGTTGCTATACGGCGTGATGCATACACGAGAGCGATCAGATTTTTCAGAATCCGTCGCGATGTTGCGTCGCGTGAAGCAACTCGACGCCCAGTGGGAGTTAGATATTCTGAACGAAAAACTTGGCATAAACATGAGGGCCGACCCGGCTTCTAACCCGCCCACCGATTTGGTCGATCAGTGGACGCGAGTGCAGGCAGTCGAGGCCAGTCGCAACCGCGACGACTCCAGCGCGTGGATAGCGAGCGCCGCAGCCGTTTCGAAAGCCCTCTACGAAAAAGCCAAGCTCGTCGAGCAATTCAGGTTCCACAACGCGTCCCTCGAAATCGCTCTAAATTCGTTCTCGACAGTCGAAGACCGGATGCGGACTTCTCTCAGGGAAATTAAGGACACCCGTCGGAAGCAGGCAACGAAAATCGCTACGGACGTGAACGCCGCCGTGTTGGGTACCATGGAATATGCGCATTTGGCGTCTAGCGAAAGGGCCGGCAAGGTCAAGGGTGCTCTGGACGTTCTTGAGGGTGACGCGGACCGATTACCGATCGACCTGCAAAGCGCAGTGAACATACTTGCTTCTAGTGTCCGCGCGGTCTTGCGCGAGCAGCCAGCGGTGAACGCGACGCTGAACGAAATCGCCGCAGTACCGGTAGCGGGCCGTCTAGACGCACTCACTGATATTTTGACGCGAGCGCAGCTACACGACAATGCCCGAGACAGACGCTCGAAGTTGTTCCTGATGATGTTCTCCGCGATATTGGCCGGCTTGCTGTTGTATGTCGGCAGCCGCCTGGTTCTCAGCTACGGTGTCATCAACCGCGCTAACAAGGCGCTCCATCAATCGAACGCATCATTGGAGCATCGGGTGCAGCAGCGCACCCGCGAACTGCAAGAGGCGCAAAGCACCCTGGTCGCCACCGCGCGTCAGGCGGGCATGGCCGAAATCGCCACCAATGTATTGCACAACGTCGGCAACGTGTTGAACAGCATCAACATTTCAGCGGATCTGATTAGCCACAAAGTTCGCGCCTCGAAATCGCAGGGGCTGGACAAGGCGGTTCAAATGATAAATGAGCATTCTGCGGATCTGGGGGATTTTATTACTCGCGATGCCAAGGGCAGGCTCCTGCCAGCTTACTTGAACCAGCTGACGGAGGCGCTACAGTCGGAAAAAAAGGGCATCGTCGACGAGCTCGTGCAGTTGACCAAAAGCGTTGACCACATCAAAGAGATCGTCGCCACCCAGCAGACTTATGCCGGCGTATCCAGCATACTCGAGCCTGTGCAGGTAACCGATTTAATCGAGGACGCCCTGCGCATGCAATTGGGGACACTCGCGCTTCATCAGATCAAGATAGTGAAGGAGTACTCCCAAATCCCCGTACTTTTGTTGGACAAACACAGGCTGCTACTGATCCTGGTCAATCTGATAAGTAACGCTGGGCATGCGTTTTCTCGGGCGGTCGAGCGGACTCGCGAGATCACACTGAGCGTGGATATTACGGACAATGAAGAGTTAAGGGTTCGCGTGAAAGACGACGGCGAAGGGATTGCGCCTGAGAATATAACGCGGATCTTTGAACATGGCTTCACAACCCGCAGAGACGGCCATGGATTTGGCCTGCATAGTTGTGCATTGGCTGCCATGGAGATGCGAGGCACGCTGACGGCCCGCAGCGATGGGCCAGGCAACGGAGCGGTGTTCACGCTTCGGGTACCCCTGCATTTGACTGGGGACGAGGGATCAGTCACCGGGACGGTGATACAGGAGCGTTTCGCGTCCGGGGTTGATGGTTCTGTCGGGTAG